The Lycium barbarum isolate Lr01 chromosome 12, ASM1917538v2, whole genome shotgun sequence genome includes a region encoding these proteins:
- the LOC132624320 gene encoding xyloglucan glycosyltransferase 4, translating into MAPSSVVVTIENPRSISLVEVNDLNSPSAFRDKNKAANPKRFTKVLLLKAQRTLGCIPWLANNLFTTFASVKKRIALSDERDEEPKYRGKLYRFIRVFLAISVAALFIEIFAYFNQWHLNLVNPWEVQSLLQWTYMAWISFRADYIAPTLATLTSFCIVLFLIQSVDRLVLCLGCFWMKLRKIKPIINEDASDPEGGSYFPMVLVQIPMCNEKEVFAQSIGAVCQLDWPKDRMLVQVLDDSDDEVLQQMIRNECLSWKEKGVNIIYRHRFIRTGYKAGNLKSAMACDYVQDYEFVAIFDADFQPNPDFLKLTVPHFKGKPDVGLVQARWTFVNQDENLLTRLQNINLCFHFEVEQQVNGHYLNFFGFNGTAGVWRIKALEESGGWLERTTVEDMDIAVRAHLYGWKFIYVNDVRALCELPESYEAYKKQQHRWHSGPMQLFRLCLPSILKSKISVWKKANMIFLFFLLRKLILPFYSFTLFCIILPLTMFIPEAELPPWVICYVPIVMSILNILPSPKSFPFLMPYLLFENTMSVTKFNAMVSGLFQLGSSYEWVVTKKSGRSSESDLLAFAERESKNMNEEKISRRLSESGLELYGKIKEHEEVPKKKKANKIYRKELALAFLLLTAAARSLLSAQGIHFYYLLFQGLTFLIVGLDLIGEQVS; encoded by the exons ATGGCACCAAGCTCAGTAGTTGTCACCATAGAGAATCCAAGGAGCATTTCATTAGTTGAAGTCAATGATTTGAATTCACCATCAGCTTTTAGGGATAAAAATAAAGCTGCAAATCCAAAAAGATTCACTAAAGTCCTTCTTTTGAAAGCCCAAAGAACACTTGGATGTATCCCATGGTTGGCTAATAATTTGTTTACAACTTTTGCTTCTGTCAAGAAACGTATTGCTTTATCAGATGAAAGAGATGAAGAGCCAAAATACAGGGGAAAGTTGTACAGATTTATTAGAGTTTTTCTTGCTATTTCAGTGGCGGCTTTGTTTATTGAAATCTTTGCTTATTTCAATCAGTGGCATTTAAATCTGGTGAATCCTTGGGAGGTTCAAAGTCTTTTGCAATGGACTTATATGGCTTGGATTTCATTTAGAGCTGATTATATTGCACCTACACTTGCCACACTTACTTCTTTTTGCATTGTGCTATTCCTAATTCAATCAGTAGATCGACTAGTTCTTTGTCTTGGATGTTTCTGGATGAAGTTAAGGAAGATCAAGCCAATTATCAATGAAGATGCAAGTGATCCTGAGGGTGGATCATACTTCCCCATGGTTCTTGTACAGATTCCCATGTGCAATGAAAAAGAG GTTTTTGCGCAATCAATAGGCGCTGTTTGTCAGCTGGATTGGCCAAAAGACCGAATGTTGGTACAAGTATTGGATGATTCAGATGATGAAGTCCTGCAGCAAATGATCAGGAATGAATGTTTATCCTGGAAAGAGAAAGGTGTCAACATCATCTACAGACATCGGTTCATCCGGACTGGTTACAAAGCTGGCAACCTTAAATCCGCAATGGCTTGTGACTATGTTCAGGATTATGAATTTGTTGCAATTTTTGACGCCGACTTCCAACCAAATCCTGATTTCCTTAAACTGACTGTACCTCATTTTAAG GGAAAACCGGATGTTGGACTTGTTCAAGCACGCTGGACCTTCGTTAATCAGGATGAGAACTTACTTACTAGGCTTCAGAACATCAACTTGTGCTTCCATTTTGAGGTGGAACAGCAAGTGAACGGTCACTATCTCAATTTCTTTGGATTCAATGGAACAGCTGGTGTTTGGAGAATTAAGGCTTTGGAGGAGTCTGGTGGATGGTTGGAACGCACAACTGTAGAGGATATGGATATTGCGGTCAGAGCACACTTGTATGGATGGAAATTTATCTATGTTAACGATGTAAGGGCCCTTTGCGAGTTACCAGAATCCTATGAGGCTTACAAAAAACAGCAGCACCGTTGGCATTCTGGTCCTATGCAACTCTTCAGACTATGTCTTCCGTCAATCCTCAAGTCCAAG ATCTCAGTCTGGAAGAAGGCCAACATGatattccttttctttcttctaaGGAAGCTGATATTACCCTTTTACTCATTCACATTGTTCTGTATCATACTTCCACTAACAATGTTCATACCAGAAGCCGAATTACCTCCTTGGGTGATCTGTTACGTCCCTATCGTCATGTCCATTTTGAACATCCTTCCTTCACCAAAGTCTTTCCCTTTCCTAATGCCATACCTCCTATTCGAGAACACAATGTCTGTCACAAAATTCAACGCCATGGTCTCGGGGCTATTTCAGTTGGGTAGTTCCTATGAATGGGTGGTCACCAAGAAATCAGGCAGATCTTCGGAATCGGACTTACTAGCATTTGCTGAGAGGGAATCAAAGAATATGAATGAAGAGAAAATTTCAAGAAGGCTATCCGAATCTGGTCTAGAACTATACGGAAAAATAAAAGAACATGAAGAGGTCCCCAAGAAAAAGAAAGCAAACAAAATCTACAGGAAGGAATTAGCACTTGCTTTTCTTTTGCTCACTGCAGCTGCAAGAAGCCTATTATCTGCACAGGGCATACATTTCTATTACTTGCTGTTTCAAGGCTTAACATTTCTTATAGTTGGCTTGGATTTAATTGGAGAACAAGTCAGCTAA
- the LOC132624321 gene encoding uncharacterized protein LOC132624321 — MFATAPRSLYRNFPKALTKYPTNPPTITGYLVLTDEESEEMDTFCWGMCKHSSISKLPFPQDRVMKVVQNPEFGEPSVHKVWFLPVLDQPIASSRYYVIKAKGRHKGRAYTSWKEADMDSCCFDNSMNDLKPKPFNHKDPYQQFEICPYEFGFYAKSVAYDGVPPKFLRKKGWHVNSIHSLKVNLKEAEGLLQLSIHPSDSDTPELNIPPSSKRSVPVIIGKWYCPCVLVKEGNIRTKQQMNKSLFYEVTLKCWWEQIFSCENEKRRNRAHVEVDARVRKLLTLISGTEAVKDEEGRGGVVWFRVKEEFRNKCIVEKVGLNSAVIDKMRWIQERRGWFEGGESDVRVEGVEEIESENGYWRKFSCFVLVESFVFRRMDGSLLINFNFKNTQKIVCRWE, encoded by the exons ATGTTTGCCACAGCGCCACGTTCTCTATACCGTAACTTCCCAAAAGCACTTACAAAATATCCTACAAATCCACCAACAATTACAGGGTACTTAGTACTAACTGATGAAGAATCAGAAGAAATGGATACTTTTTGCTGGGGTATGTGCAAGCATAGTAGTATCAGTAAGCTCCCATTTCCTCAAGATAGAGTCATGAAAGTTGTTCAAAATCCAGAGTTTGGTGAGCCTAGTGTTCATAAAGTTTGGTTCTTACCTGTTCTTGATCAACCTATCGCGTCCAGCCGCTACTATGTTATCAAAGCCAAAGGCAGACACAAAGG GAGGGCCTATACATCTTGGAAAGAAGCAGATATGGACAGTTGTTGCTTTGACAATTCGATGAATGATCTAAAACCAAAGCCTTTTAATCACAAAGACCCCTATCAACAATTTGAGATTTGTCCATATGAATTTGGTTTCTATGCTAAATCTGTAGCCTATGATGGGGTTCCTCCAAAATTCCTCAGGAAAAAAGGTTGGCACGTTAATAGTATCCATTCACTTAAAGTCAATTTGAAAGAAGCTGAAGGCCTCCTCCAATTATCCATTCATCCATCAGATTCAGATACCCCTGAATTAAATATTCCACCTTCTTCCAAACGTTCAGTTCCAGTAATTATTGGCAAATGGTATTGTCCATGTGTGCTAGTAAAAGAGGGAAATATTAGAACTAAACAACAGATGAATAAATCTTTGTTTTATGAAGTGACACTTAAATGTTGGTGGGAGCAAATATTTTCTTGTGAGAATGAAAAAAGAAGAAATAGAGCACACGTGGAGGTCGATGCACGTGTGAGAAAGTTGTTAACTTTAATCAGTGGGACGGAAGCTGTAAAAGATGAAGAAGGAAGAGGAGGGGTTGTTTGGTTTAGAGTGAAAGAGGAATTTAGAAATAAATGTATAGTGGAGAAAGTTGGTTTGAATAGTGCTGTTATTGACAAAATGAGATGGATACAAGAAAGAAGGGGATGGTTTGAAGGAGGAGAAAGTGATGTAAGAGTGGAAGGTGTAGAAGAGATAGAAAGTGAGAATGGATATTGGAGAAAGTTTAGCTGTTTTGTTTTGGTGGAGAGCTTTGTGTTTAGGAGAATGGATGGAAGTTTGTTAATCAACTTCAATTTCAAGAACACTCAGAAAATTGTGTGCCGGTGGGAATGA